One part of the Natronorubrum sediminis genome encodes these proteins:
- a CDS encoding HypE family hydrogenase expression/formation protein, whose protein sequence is MSDLGKIDRQFFDRRVAPNLGAARDDVAIGPTHGVDFGVLDIDGRALVTATDPLSIAPPLGFERAARFALDLVLADVAVSGIAPSHLSICFTLPETMTDEQFATVWETIHAECVDLGVAVVTGHTARYSDPSHPWVGAATAMGVGEHDDIVRPDGATDGDRLLLTTGPAAETVGLLSTLFPAELGLPNDIVDAAQDRLEDVYCVRDVLTAATAGPVTAMHDVTEGGLAGALNEMADGAGVRFAIDHDAVPMQPGVEAVCEHLEIDPWAATSSGSLVIAVDPAGVDDVREALEERGTAVAEIGRVVDTGDGQSGDSDDQDGEVLVDGDRLEHPRVDPSWRAYAELAEAADE, encoded by the coding sequence GTGAGCGATCTCGGCAAAATCGATCGGCAGTTCTTCGACCGTCGCGTCGCCCCGAATCTGGGCGCAGCGCGCGACGACGTCGCCATCGGCCCGACTCACGGCGTCGATTTCGGTGTCCTCGATATCGACGGACGGGCGCTGGTAACGGCGACGGACCCACTCTCTATCGCCCCGCCGCTTGGCTTCGAGCGCGCGGCGCGCTTCGCGCTCGACCTCGTGCTCGCCGATGTAGCGGTGAGTGGTATCGCGCCGTCACATCTCTCGATTTGTTTTACGCTCCCGGAGACGATGACCGACGAGCAGTTCGCCACCGTCTGGGAGACGATCCACGCGGAGTGTGTGGATCTCGGGGTTGCCGTCGTAACCGGACACACGGCCCGATACTCGGACCCGTCCCACCCCTGGGTTGGCGCGGCGACCGCGATGGGCGTCGGCGAGCACGACGACATCGTCCGACCCGATGGGGCTACCGACGGTGATCGGCTCCTGTTGACCACGGGCCCGGCCGCGGAGACGGTCGGCCTCCTGAGTACCCTCTTCCCGGCGGAGTTGGGGCTCCCCAACGATATCGTCGACGCCGCACAGGATCGACTCGAGGACGTTTACTGCGTCCGAGATGTGTTGACAGCAGCGACGGCGGGGCCGGTGACGGCGATGCACGACGTCACGGAGGGCGGACTGGCGGGCGCGCTCAACGAGATGGCCGACGGCGCGGGCGTTCGCTTCGCGATCGACCACGATGCCGTCCCGATGCAACCCGGCGTCGAAGCGGTGTGCGAACACCTCGAGATCGATCCGTGGGCGGCAACGAGCAGTGGCTCGCTGGTGATCGCGGTCGATCCTGCGGGTGTCGACGACGTTCGCGAGGCCCTCGAGGAGCGAGGGACGGCCGTCGCCGAAATCGGCCGCGTCGTGGACACTGGTGACGGCCAGAGCGGCGATAGTGACGACCAGGACGGTGAGGTGCTGGTCGACGGTGACCGACTCGAGCATCCTCGTGTCGACCCCTCCTGGCGGGCGTACGCCGAACTGGCTGAGGCTGCGGACGAGTAG
- a CDS encoding putative sulfate/molybdate transporter — protein MAHSLGSSTDSDLEFSMSELTGALGDSVTVLPLLIALAATTSVSLPHVLVGFGIFQIVWGLYYGMPLSVEPMKALIGLAIVGSLSYPELAAAGLLAGGVLVLVGKLGLVGEVQRLVGEPVIRGVQFAVALLLLEAALDLTVESIPLALAGLTIVGLFALAGHQGTSILLVLGLGGLAAVATAGVPTPRLPDLTLFPAGTPTVSSAALEGTVAQLGMTVGNAAIATALLCSDLYDRNVSADSLSKSMGVTCLAAVPIGGVPMCHGSGGLAGKYAFGARTGGANVILGVGYLSLALVATGALLAAFPVAVLGALLVVVSIELARASFAPVDGRQSLAIVLGVGILGLAINVGVAFVLGAVVFWVLARE, from the coding sequence ATGGCGCATTCACTCGGTTCGTCGACTGACTCCGATCTCGAGTTCTCGATGTCCGAACTGACGGGTGCGCTAGGAGATTCAGTTACGGTTCTCCCGTTGCTCATTGCCCTCGCGGCGACGACGAGCGTCTCCCTCCCACACGTCTTGGTTGGCTTCGGCATCTTCCAGATCGTCTGGGGACTCTACTACGGGATGCCGTTATCCGTCGAACCGATGAAAGCACTGATCGGATTGGCCATCGTCGGCTCGCTTTCCTACCCCGAACTCGCCGCAGCCGGGTTGCTCGCAGGGGGCGTCTTGGTACTCGTCGGGAAACTCGGACTCGTTGGCGAGGTCCAACGGCTCGTCGGCGAACCCGTCATCCGCGGCGTCCAGTTCGCCGTCGCCTTGCTCTTGCTCGAGGCAGCGCTGGATCTCACCGTCGAGAGCATCCCGCTCGCGCTCGCGGGCCTGACAATCGTCGGGCTCTTCGCGCTCGCTGGCCACCAGGGAACGAGCATCTTGCTCGTCCTCGGCCTCGGTGGGCTCGCCGCGGTCGCGACGGCCGGCGTTCCGACGCCGCGTCTCCCCGACCTGACCCTCTTTCCCGCGGGCACGCCGACGGTATCGAGCGCAGCACTCGAGGGCACCGTCGCTCAACTGGGGATGACGGTCGGCAACGCGGCTATCGCAACCGCGTTGCTCTGTAGTGACCTCTACGATCGGAACGTTTCGGCGGATTCGCTGTCGAAAAGCATGGGCGTAACGTGTCTCGCCGCGGTTCCGATCGGCGGCGTTCCGATGTGTCACGGCAGCGGCGGCCTCGCGGGGAAGTACGCCTTCGGCGCTCGCACCGGGGGTGCGAACGTCATCCTCGGGGTCGGCTACCTGTCCCTCGCGCTCGTCGCGACCGGGGCCTTACTCGCCGCGTTCCCCGTCGCCGTCCTCGGGGCCTTGCTCGTCGTCGTTTCCATCGAACTCGCTCGAGCATCGTTCGCCCCCGTTGACGGCCGGCAATCGCTGGCGATCGTCCTCGGCGTGGGGATTCTCGGATTAGCGATCAACGTCGGGGTCGCGTTCGTCCTCGGTGCCGTCGTGTTCTGGGTACTCGCTCGCGAGTGA